The following are encoded together in the Drosophila sechellia strain sech25 chromosome 3R, ASM438219v1, whole genome shotgun sequence genome:
- the LOC6607338 gene encoding gustatory receptor for bitter taste 93a: MFSSSSAMAGKRAESWSRLLLLWLYRCARGLLVLSSSLDRDKLQLKAPKQGSRNRFLHILWRCIVVMIYAGVWPMLTSAVIGKRLESYADVFALAQSMSVSILAVISFVIQARSENQFREVLNRYLALYQRICLTTRLRHLFPTKFVVFFLLKLFFTLCGCFHEVIPLFETQHFDDISQKVATGFGIYMWLGTLCVLDACFLGFLVSGILYEHMATNIIAILKRMEPIESQDERYRMTKYRRMRLLCDFADELDECAAIYSELYQVTNSFRRSLQWQILFYIYLNFINICLMLYQYILHFLNDDEVLLVSIVMAFVKFANLVMLNMCADYTVRQSEVPKKLPLDIVCSDLDERWDKSVETFLGQLQTQRLEIKVLGFFHLNNEFILLILSAIISYLFILIQFGFTGGFEASEDIKTRFD, encoded by the exons ATGTTCAGTTCCAGCTCGGCTATGGCCGGGAAACGAGCGGAAAGCTGGTCGCGTTTGCTGCTCTTGTGGCTATATCGTTGTGCCCGTGGTCTTCTGGTGCTCTCCTCCAGCTTGGACCGGGATAAgctgcagctgaaggcgcccAAACAGGGCAGCAGAAATCGCTTCCTGCACATCCTGTGGCGCTGCATTGTGGTTATGATATACGCGGGAGTATGGCCAATGTTGACCTCAGCCGTAATAGGCAAACGATTGGAGAGCTATGCGGATGTCTTTGCTCTGGCCCAGTCTATGTCGGTGTCCATTTTGGCAGTCATATCCTTTGTGATCCAGGCAAGGTCCGAGAACCAATTCCGAGAGGTGTTAAATAGATATTTGGCGCTCTACCAAAGGATATGCTTGACTACGCGGCTGCGGCACCTGTTCCCAACGAAATTTGTGGTTTTCTTCTTGCTAAAGTTGTTCTTCACCTTGTGCGGTTGTTTCCACGAAGTAATACCTCTGTTTGAAACCCAGCACTTCGATGATATCAGTCAAAAGGTGGCCACTGGTTTTGGCATCTACATGTGGCTTGGAACGCTCTGTGTCCTCGATGCCTGCTTCCTGGGATTTTTGGTGTCCGGAATACTGTACGAACATATGGCCACCAATATCATTGCCATTCTGAAGCGAATGGAGCCCATAGAGTCGCAGGACGAAAGATATCGTATGACTAAGTATCGCAGGATGCGACTCCTGTGCGATTTTGCCGATGAGTTGGACGAGTGTGCCGCTATCTACAGTGAACTGTACCAAGTCACCAACTCCTTTCGTCGGAGTCTGCAATGGCAGATCCTCTTCTATATCTACCTAAACTTCATAAATATCTGCCTAATGCTGTACCAATATATTCTGCATTTTCTGAACGACGACGAGGTGCTCTTGGTGTCCATTGTCATGGCATTTGTTAAATTTGCTAATCTAGTAATGCTCAATATGTGTGCGGATTATACGGTGAGGCAGTCAGAAGTGCCAAAGAAATTGCCTTTGGATATCGTTTGCAGCGATTTGGATGAGCGATGGGATAAGAGT GTTGAAACCTTTCTCGGTCAGCTGCAAACACAACGACTGGAGATCAAAGTATTGGGATTTTTCCATCTCAATAATGAGTTCATTCTTCTCATTCTGTCTGCCATAATATCGTACCTCTTTATCCTTATTCAGTTCGGCTTTACAGGTGGCTTTGAGGCGTCCGAGGACATTAAAACTCGTTTTGATTAA
- the LOC6607339 gene encoding putative gustatory receptor 93b yields the protein MALGWSGLLVMPRILRCLNVSRISAMLLRSCFLYGTVFGVITFRIERKNSQLVAINRRGYLWICLVIRLLASCSYGYSYYAWSGQYNDLYLRSFFGFRLIGFLICSVIILVMQFWFGEELLNLVNRFLQLFRRMQSLTNFQKNRFGDRSEFLLLFSKVFSLLFVFMAFRLMLSPWFLLTLLCDLYTSVGTGMITHLCFVGYLSIGVLYRDLNNYVDCQLRAQLRSLNGQNSSLNPQPTRQAIANLDKCLFLYDEIHQVSRSFQRLFDLPLFLSLAQSLLAMSMVSYHAILRRQYSFNLWGLVIKLLIDVVLLTMSVHSAVNGSRLIRRLSFENFYVTDSQSYHQMLELFLGRLHHQELRVFFLGLYEVSNELTLFFLSAMLTYLVFLVQYGMQSQQI from the exons ATGGCTTTAGGATGGTCGGGTTTGTTAGTCATGCCGCGAATACTGCGCTGCTTGAACGTTTCCAGGATATCTGCGATGCTCCTTCGCAGTTGTTTCCTGTACGGAACGGTCTTTGGAGTGATCACCTTTCGAATTGAGAGAAAGAACTCGCAGTTGGTGGCCATCAATCGAAGGGGTTACCTGTGGATCTGCCTGGTTATTAGACTTTTGGCAAGCTGTTCCTATGGCTACAGTTACTATGCCTGGTCTGGCCAATACAATGATTTGTACCTTCGGTCTTTCTTCGGTTTCCGATTGATCGGCTTTCTGATCTGCAGCGTCATTATCCTGGTGATGCAGTTTTGGTTCGGCGAGGAGCTCCTTAACCTGGTCAACCGTTTCCTTCAGCTCTTTCGGCGAATGCAAAGTTTGACAAATTTTCAGAAAAATAGATTTGGTGACAGGTCTGAATTTCTCTTGTTGTTCTCCAAAGTATTCTCCTTACTTTTCGTATTCATGGCCTTTCGATTAATGCTCTCACCCTGGTTCCTGCTAACTTTACTGTGCGATTTATACACGTCTGTCGGGACGGGAATGATAACACATTTGTGTTTCGTTGGCTATCTCAGCATTGGTGTCCTTTACAGGGACCTGAACAACTATGTTGATTGCCAACTGAGGGCCCAGTTAAGATCACTGAATGGGCAGAATAGTTCGCTGAATCCGCAACCAACACGACAGGCCATCGCGAATTTGGACAAGTGTTTGTTTCTCTATGACGAGATACACCAGGTGTCACGCAGTTTCCAGCGACTCTTCGATCTACCACTTTTTCTCAGCCTCGCACAAAGTCTGTTGGCCATGTCCATGGTTTCCTACCACGCCATTCTGCGAAGACAATACAGTTTCAACCTATGGGGCTTGGTCATCAAACTACTCATCGATGTGGTGCTGCTGACCATGTCCGTGCATTCAGCTGTTAATGGTTCTCGATTGATAAGGCGTCTGAGCTTTGAGAATTTCTATGTGACTGACAGCCAGAGTTACCACCAAATG CTGGAGCTTTTCCTGGGCCGCCTTCACCACCAGGAGCTGCGCGTGTTTTTTTTGGGCCTCTATGAGGTCTCCAACGAACTGACCCTATTCTTCCTGTCGGCAATGCTGACCTATCTGGTCTTTCTAGTACAGTACGGTATGCAGTCGCAGCAAATTTGA
- the LOC6607340 gene encoding putative gustatory receptor 93c produces MIERLKKVSLPALSAFILFCSYHYGRILGVICFDIGQRTSDNCLVVRNRHQFKWLCLSCRIVSVTAVCCFCAPYVAEIEDPYEWLLQCFRLSASLICGTCIIVVQICYEKELLRMINSFLRLFRRVRRLSSLKRIGFGGKREFFLLLFKFICLVYELYCEVCQLWNLPDLLSWFSTLCEIFLEIGSLMIIHIGFFGYLSVAALYSEVNRFARTELRRQLRSLERPAGCPVGRRQLRIVEYRVDECISVYDEIERVGRTFHRLLELPVLVILLGKIFATTILSYEVIIRAELYPSKIGMWGLVVKSFADVILLTLAVHEAVSSSRMMRRLSLENFPITDHKEWHVKWEMFLSRLNFFEFRVRPLGLFEVSNEVILLFLSSMITYFTYVVQYGIQTNRL; encoded by the exons ATGATTGAACGTCTGAAGAAGGTGAGCCTTCCAGCTCTCTCGGCATTTATCCTTTTTTGCAGTTACCACTATGGCAGGATCCTGGGAGTGATTTGCTTTGACATAGGCCAAAGGACCTCGGACAATTGCCTGGTGGTCCGCAATAGGCATCAATTTAAGTGGTTGTGTCTGAGTTGCCGGATCGTCAGTGTCACAGCCGTTTGCTGTTTCTGTGCACCCTATGTGGCGGAAATCGAGGATCCCTACGAGTGGTTGCTCCAATGTTTCCGTCTTTCGGCCAGTCTCATATGCGGCACCTGCATAATAGTGGTCCAGATCTGCTATGAAAAGGAGCTGCTCCGCATGATCAACAGTTTCCTGCGGCTGTTTCGACGAGTCAGACGATTGTCGTCCTTGAAACGGATTGGATTTGGAGGTAAACGGGAGTTTTTCTTGCTCCTTTTTAAATTCATCTGCCTGGTCTACGAACTGTACTGCGAAGTATGCCAGCTATGGAATCTACCCGATTTGCTATCCTGGTTTAGTACGCTATGTGAAATATTCCTGGAAATTGGCTCTCTTATGATCATACATATTGGATTCTTTGGGTACCTCAGTGTAGCCGCTCTTTATTCCGAGGTGAATAGATTCGCCCGTACCGAGCTACGTCGGCAATTGAGATCCTTGGAACGTCCTGCCGGATGTCCTGTGGGTCGCAGGCAACTGAGGATAGTGGAATATCGTGTGGATGAATGTATATCGGTATACGACGAAATCGAACGCGTAGGCCGCACATTTCATCGCCTCTTGGAACTGCCCGTTCTTGTTATATTACTCGGAAAGATATTTGCCACCACAATTCTATCGTACGAGGTAATAATCCGGGCGGAGTTGTACCCCAGTAAAATTGGAATGTGGGGTCTGGTGGTGAAGAGCTTTGCAGATGTGATACTCCTCACCTTGGCGGTCCACGAAGCGGTCAGTAGTTCACGAATGATGCGCCGCCTGAGTCTGGAGAACTTTCCGATCACTGATCACAAGGAGTGGCATGTGAAG TGGGAAATGTTCTTGAGCCGCCTGAACTTCTTCGAGTTTCGCGTTAGACCCTTGGGATTATTCGAAGTGTCCAACGAGGTCATCTTGCTGTTTCTGTCAAGTATGATCACCTACTTTACCTATGTGGTTCAGTACGGCATTCAAACCAATCGATTGTAA
- the LOC6607341 gene encoding gliolectin has product MLCPPMALGPLLAAPVPRPPPSASEKKRICRNLFNNAPGDSNIDQLLAQEQHKQRLYVKERYRFDIQLESNRDADANTDEDADTDAHHQDLRGMRYRTTRTIPSTDADECNPKAVSKAPRGMALTPAQISASAQLILQKCPESDRNKSNGSADLANSTRHGQKPYARQPQGLKGMYNVRKAVNGISKANVKNGYNNTNNNNSSSNNNSSVNNNNTSELADQKQ; this is encoded by the exons ATGTTGTGTCCGCCAATGGCCCTGGGCCCTTTACTCGCTGCCcccgtgccacgcccaccgcccagcGCATCGGAGAAGAAGAGAATCTGTCGCAACCTATTCAATAACGCTCCCGGGGACTCGAATATCGATCAGCTGTTGGCCCAGGAGCAGCACAAGCAGAGATTATACGTTAAGGAACGCTACCGATTCGACATCCAGCTGGAATCTAATCgggatgcggatgcgaatACGGATGAGGATGCTGATACGGATGCCCATCATCAGGATCTGCGCGGAATGCGGTATCGGACCACAAGGACGATACCCAGCACCGATGCCGATGAGTGCAATCCAAAGGCAGTCAGCAAAGCGCCGAGGGGCATGGCCCTGACTCCCGCCCAGATCTCCGCCAGCGCACAGCTGATCCTACAGAAATGCCCGGAAAGCGATCGCAACAAAAGCAACGGCAGCGCGGATTTGGCCAACAGCACGAGACATGGCCAAAAGCCATATGCGAGGCAGCCACAAGGCCTCAAAG GCATGTACAATGTTCGCAAGGCCGTGAATGGTATTTCGAAAGCCAACGTCAAGAATGGTTACAACAACaccaataacaacaacagcagcagcaacaacaacagcagcgtgaataataataatactagCGAATTGGCAGATCAGAAGCAGTAA